Sequence from the Deinococcus radiotolerans genome:
GCGTGTCGTTGGGGGGGATGATCTCGTCCACCCAGAGGCGGGCGGCGGCGTAGCGAGGGTCGAGTTCGGTGTCGTATTTGCTCTTGACCTCGTCGTAGAGCTTCTGGAGTTCCTCGTCGTCGGGCTGGTGGCCGCTGCGTTTGAGGGCGGCGAGCTGGATGTCCAGCAGGGTCTTGGCGGCGGCGTTGCCGCTCATGACGGCGTACTTGGCGCTGGGCCACGCGAACAGGAAGCGGGGGGCGTAGGCCTTGCCGTTCATGGCGTAGTTCCCGGCGCCGAAGGATCCGCCGGTGATGATGGTGATCTTGGGGACGACGGTGTTGCTCACGGCGTTGACGAGTTTCGCACCGCGGCGGATGATGCCTTCCTGTTCGCTGTCGCGGCCGACCATGAAGCCGGTCACGTCGCTGAGGAACACGAGGGGCACGCCGGCCTGGTTGGCGTCCATGATGAAGCGGGCGGCCTTGTCGGCACTGTCGCCGTAAATGACGCCGCCGACCTCGATGCGGGTGCGCAGGCCGGGTTCGCCGCCGCTCTTGAGTTTCTTCTTGATCACGGTGCGCTGGTTCGCGACGAACGCCACGGGGTATCCGCCGGCGCGGGCGAAGCCGCACACGAGGGTCTCGCCGTACTCGGGTTTGAACTCGTGGAATTCGCCTCCATCGACCAGGGCGGTGATGAGGTCGCGCACGTCGTACGTCTTGCTGCCGTCGAAGCCGACGAGGTCGGTGAGGTCGCGTTCCGGGGCGGGCAGTGTCTCCTTGCGGCGTCTGGCAAAGGGGGCGCTGTCACCCTGCGCGTACAGGTCGGCCAGCGCGCGGATGCGCCTCAGTGCGGCGGCATCGTCGGGTTCCTTGTAGTCCACGGTCCCCGCGATGGAGGCGTGCATGCTGGCCCCGCCGAGGTCTTCCGAGTCCACGACCTGTCCGATGGCGGCCTTCACCAGCGCGGGCCCGGCGAGGTACAGCCCGGAGCCTTCAGTCATGATCAGGGTGTCGCACATGACGGGCAGGTACGCGCCGCCCGCAACGCAGTTACCCATGATCGCGGCGATCTGCGGGATGCCGCGCGCACTCATGCGGGCGTTGAGGTAGAACACGCGGCCGAAGTCATCCTGATCGGGGAAGATCTCATCCTGCATGGGCAGGTACACGCCCGCACTGTCCACGAGGTACACGACGGGGAGGTGGTTTTCGAGCGCGATGGTCTGCGCGCGGATGACCTTCTTCGCGGTGATGGGGAAGAACGCCCCGGCCTTCACGGTGGCGTCGTTGGCGATGATCATCCAGGGGCGGCCCTGGATCTGGCCGATGCCGGTGACGGTCCCGCCGGACGGGCAGCCGCCGACGTCCTGGTACATCTCCCAGCCGGCGAAGGTCATGAGTTCGTCGAAGGGCGTGCCGTCGTCGATGAGCTGGCGGATGCGTTCGCGGGCGGTGAGGCGGTTCTTGTCGTGCTGGCGCTGCTGGGCTTTGGCGCCGCCGCCGGCGTGGACGCGGGCGCGGTCGGTGTCCAGGCGGGCCAGGGCGTCGGTCCAGGGGGTGTGGGTGGGGGGCGCCGGGGGGGCGCTGGTGTCGGGCTGGGTCATTGTTCCCATCAGTCTAACAAACGCTCGTTAGGGCTGTATGGGATGCCCGGACGCGGCGCAGCGGGAAGTGCAACGGCGGCGCAACGGCGCGGGGCGCACCCTGGGTGGCAGAAGCGCACCCGGAGCGTTCCGGCGTTTTCCAAGGAGTTCACCATGCGTACCCTGACCCTGCTGGCCCTGACCGCCCTGTCCACCGCCGTCGCCGCGCCCGTCACCCTGACCCTGAACAGTCAGCCCACCACCCTGAGCACCAGCGTCATCGGGGGCGTGACGTACATCAAACTGGCCGACCTGCAAAAGGCCCTGGCCGCGCAGGGCGGCGCGAACGCGAAAGCCAGCGTCACCGGCTGCGTGAACGAGTGGCTGTTCAACGGCATCTGGCGCATGCGGGTCACGAAGGTCGCCCCCTTCCACAACGACCCGTACGGGGACGGGTACGCCGTGACGGTCGAGATCAAGAACGGCACCACGCAGACGCTGGAACTTGATGAGGCGGGGGTGCACTACAACAGTGCCCGCAACCTGACCTTCGCGGATGGGGACAGCTGGGCGAAGATGACCCTGGGCGTGGGGGCGTGGCAGGACAAGACGTACACGAAACTCCAGCAGGGCACGGGCACGGTGTACACCTTCCAGATCTTCCCGGAGGAGCATCTGGACGCGGCGGCGGTCGCGGCGGCCACGCCGCAGAAGTTCCTGTTCGAAGTGGACCCGAAACTGGCCAGCAGCGTCAAGGCGCGCTTCTCGGTGCCCGATCCGAGCTTCCGGGTCGACCTGACCTGCCGGAAGTGACGCCCGCCGGGGCAAC
This genomic interval carries:
- a CDS encoding acyl-CoA carboxylase subunit beta — encoded protein: MTQPDTSAPPAPPTHTPWTDALARLDTDRARVHAGGGAKAQQRQHDKNRLTARERIRQLIDDGTPFDELMTFAGWEMYQDVGGCPSGGTVTGIGQIQGRPWMIIANDATVKAGAFFPITAKKVIRAQTIALENHLPVVYLVDSAGVYLPMQDEIFPDQDDFGRVFYLNARMSARGIPQIAAIMGNCVAGGAYLPVMCDTLIMTEGSGLYLAGPALVKAAIGQVVDSEDLGGASMHASIAGTVDYKEPDDAAALRRIRALADLYAQGDSAPFARRRKETLPAPERDLTDLVGFDGSKTYDVRDLITALVDGGEFHEFKPEYGETLVCGFARAGGYPVAFVANQRTVIKKKLKSGGEPGLRTRIEVGGVIYGDSADKAARFIMDANQAGVPLVFLSDVTGFMVGRDSEQEGIIRRGAKLVNAVSNTVVPKITIITGGSFGAGNYAMNGKAYAPRFLFAWPSAKYAVMSGNAAAKTLLDIQLAALKRSGHQPDDEELQKLYDEVKSKYDTELDPRYAAARLWVDEIIPPNDTRERLIRALEACAQNPHQDEFRVGVFQV